The following are from one region of the Magallana gigas chromosome 6, xbMagGiga1.1, whole genome shotgun sequence genome:
- the LOC136276157 gene encoding putative nuclease HARBI1, which produces MAAFMRVVDEQVRRDLRRQRIFRDRQSPLDAYDDLEIIQRFRLDRQSIISIIDLVKDRLDRPTQRSVSLPVSLHVFATLRFLGSGTQQRLIGDTTKVGFHSIAGFPNVVGAIDGTHIPITAPSTDEHLYICRKYGTPGLSCMRI; this is translated from the exons ATGGCGGCGTTCATGAGGGTTGTTGATGAGCAAGTGCGACGGGATTTGAGGCGGCAGCGCATTTTTAGGGACAGACAGAGTCCCCTCGACGCCTACGACGACCTTGAGATCATTCAGCGATTTCGATTAGACAGGCAATCCATCATTTCCATCATCGATTTGGTTAAAGACCGCTTAGACAGGCCCACCCAGCGATCGGTCAGTCTTCCGGTATCTCTGCACGTCTTCGCAACTCTACGATTCCTTGGTTCTGGCACCCAGCAGAGACTGATTGGGGACAC GACGAAGGTGGGTTTCCACTCCATCGCCGGATTTCCTAATGTGGTAGGAGCCATCGACGGGACCCACATCCCAATAACTGCACCTTCTACAGACGAACACCTTTACATATGTCGGAAGTATGGAACACCGGGACTGTCTTGTATGAGGATTTAA